In Lemur catta isolate mLemCat1 chromosome 1, mLemCat1.pri, whole genome shotgun sequence, one DNA window encodes the following:
- the LOC123624253 gene encoding coiled-coil domain-containing protein 33-like isoform X1 produces the protein MGDPGSPPPPAPKAALGFVNSCSEMNNYRRAMQKMAEDILSLRKQASILEGENRLLRSQLAQQELEDGQGKAHEAQSLAVSMKQKLLLSEMDIKKLRDKVQHLQNELIRKNDREKELLLLHQAQQPQGALLKRYQDKLLKMKALEETVRHQEKVIEKMEQVLEDRLRERTEPPPPNRRPLPMLSASGLPLGSTRENLPGDLYSVLLAENSRLRAELDKNRHQSAPIILQQQALPVDPGELGAGGDLAERLQETDGPGHSKGTETLPTQDLLSNSSDKFNLLAKLERAQSRILSLENQLEESARRWGREKQDLATRLQEQENGFRHPSNSIMLGQPIASTQSKDLKQPPKLEPVMPSSDTKLSKASSSQEIPDSQQA, from the exons ATGGGGGACCCAGGgtccccaccccctccagcccccaaGGCTGCCTTGGGCTTCGTGAACAGCTGCTCT GAGATGAACAACTACCGGCGGGCCATGCAGAAGATGGCGGAGGACATCCTGTCCCTGCGGAAACAGGCCAGCATCCTGGAGGGGGAGAATCGCCTGCTGAGGAGCCAGCTGGCCCAGCAGGAGCTGGAAGATGGGCAGGGCAAAGCCCACGAGGCCCAGAGCCTGG cagTGTCCATGAAGCAGAAACTGCTGCTGAGCGAGATGGACATAAAGAAACTGAGGGACAAGGTGCAGCATCTGCAGAATGAGCTGATTCGT AAGAATGACCGCGAGAAGGAGCTGCTCCTTCTGCACCAGGCCCAGCAGCCGCAGGGGGCGCTGCTGAAACGGTACCAGGACAAGCTGCTGAAGATGAAGGCGCTGGAGGAGACCGTGCGGCACCAGGAGAAG gtgATCGAGAAGATGGAGCAGGTGCTGGAGGACAGGCTGCGGGAGAGGACTGAGCCGCCGCCTCCCAACAGGCGAC CCTTACCCATGCTCTCAGCCTCTGGCCTTCCCCTGGGTTCTACCAGAGAGAACCTGCCAGGTGACCTTTACTCAGTGCTGCTGGCAGAAAACTCAAGGCTGCGGGCAGAGCTGGACAAGAACCGCCACCAGTCGGCCCCCATCATCCTGCAGCAGCAGGCCCTGCCG GTGGACCCCGGGGAGTTGGGAGCAGGAGGAGACTTGGCAGAGAGGCTGCAAGAGACGGATGGCCCAGGCCACTCCAAGGGCACAGAGACCCTGCCCACACAG GATCTCCTCAGCAATTCTTCAGACAAGTTTAACCTCCTGGCCAAGCTGGAACGAGCTCAGAGCCGGATCTTGTCCCTGGAGAACCAG TTAGAGGAGTCAGCTCGACGCTGGGGACGAGAGAAGCAGGACTTGGCCACACGGCTGCAGGAGCAAGAAAATGGTTTCAGGCACCCCTCAAACTCCATCATGCTAGGACAGCCA ATTGCCTCCACCCAATCCAAGGACCTCAAGCAGCCCCCAAAACTGGAGCCCGTGATGCCCAGCTCGGACACTAAGCTCAGCAAGGCCTCAAGCTCCCAGGAGATTCCTGACTCTCAGCAGGCCTGA
- the LOC123624253 gene encoding coiled-coil domain-containing protein 33-like isoform X2: MGDPGSPPPPAPKAALGFVNSCSEMNNYRRAMQKMAEDILSLRKQASILEGENRLLRSQLAQQELEDGQGKAHEAQSLVSMKQKLLLSEMDIKKLRDKVQHLQNELIRKNDREKELLLLHQAQQPQGALLKRYQDKLLKMKALEETVRHQEKVIEKMEQVLEDRLRERTEPPPPNRRPLPMLSASGLPLGSTRENLPGDLYSVLLAENSRLRAELDKNRHQSAPIILQQQALPVDPGELGAGGDLAERLQETDGPGHSKGTETLPTQDLLSNSSDKFNLLAKLERAQSRILSLENQLEESARRWGREKQDLATRLQEQENGFRHPSNSIMLGQPIASTQSKDLKQPPKLEPVMPSSDTKLSKASSSQEIPDSQQA; this comes from the exons ATGGGGGACCCAGGgtccccaccccctccagcccccaaGGCTGCCTTGGGCTTCGTGAACAGCTGCTCT GAGATGAACAACTACCGGCGGGCCATGCAGAAGATGGCGGAGGACATCCTGTCCCTGCGGAAACAGGCCAGCATCCTGGAGGGGGAGAATCGCCTGCTGAGGAGCCAGCTGGCCCAGCAGGAGCTGGAAGATGGGCAGGGCAAAGCCCACGAGGCCCAGAGCCTGG TGTCCATGAAGCAGAAACTGCTGCTGAGCGAGATGGACATAAAGAAACTGAGGGACAAGGTGCAGCATCTGCAGAATGAGCTGATTCGT AAGAATGACCGCGAGAAGGAGCTGCTCCTTCTGCACCAGGCCCAGCAGCCGCAGGGGGCGCTGCTGAAACGGTACCAGGACAAGCTGCTGAAGATGAAGGCGCTGGAGGAGACCGTGCGGCACCAGGAGAAG gtgATCGAGAAGATGGAGCAGGTGCTGGAGGACAGGCTGCGGGAGAGGACTGAGCCGCCGCCTCCCAACAGGCGAC CCTTACCCATGCTCTCAGCCTCTGGCCTTCCCCTGGGTTCTACCAGAGAGAACCTGCCAGGTGACCTTTACTCAGTGCTGCTGGCAGAAAACTCAAGGCTGCGGGCAGAGCTGGACAAGAACCGCCACCAGTCGGCCCCCATCATCCTGCAGCAGCAGGCCCTGCCG GTGGACCCCGGGGAGTTGGGAGCAGGAGGAGACTTGGCAGAGAGGCTGCAAGAGACGGATGGCCCAGGCCACTCCAAGGGCACAGAGACCCTGCCCACACAG GATCTCCTCAGCAATTCTTCAGACAAGTTTAACCTCCTGGCCAAGCTGGAACGAGCTCAGAGCCGGATCTTGTCCCTGGAGAACCAG TTAGAGGAGTCAGCTCGACGCTGGGGACGAGAGAAGCAGGACTTGGCCACACGGCTGCAGGAGCAAGAAAATGGTTTCAGGCACCCCTCAAACTCCATCATGCTAGGACAGCCA ATTGCCTCCACCCAATCCAAGGACCTCAAGCAGCCCCCAAAACTGGAGCCCGTGATGCCCAGCTCGGACACTAAGCTCAGCAAGGCCTCAAGCTCCCAGGAGATTCCTGACTCTCAGCAGGCCTGA
- the LOC123624253 gene encoding coiled-coil domain-containing protein 33-like isoform X3, whose protein sequence is MGDPGSPPPPAPKAALGFVNSCSEMNNYRRAMQKMAEDILSLRKQASILEGENRLLRSQLAQQELEDGQGKAHEAQSLAVSMKQKLLLSEMDIKKLRDKVQHLQNELIRKNDREKELLLLHQAQQPQGALLKRYQDKLLKMKALEETVRHQEKVIEKMEQVLEDRLRERTEPPPPNRRPLPMLSASGLPLGSTRENLPGDLYSVLLAENSRLRAELDKNRHQSAPIILQQQALPDLLSNSSDKFNLLAKLERAQSRILSLENQLEESARRWGREKQDLATRLQEQENGFRHPSNSIMLGQPIASTQSKDLKQPPKLEPVMPSSDTKLSKASSSQEIPDSQQA, encoded by the exons ATGGGGGACCCAGGgtccccaccccctccagcccccaaGGCTGCCTTGGGCTTCGTGAACAGCTGCTCT GAGATGAACAACTACCGGCGGGCCATGCAGAAGATGGCGGAGGACATCCTGTCCCTGCGGAAACAGGCCAGCATCCTGGAGGGGGAGAATCGCCTGCTGAGGAGCCAGCTGGCCCAGCAGGAGCTGGAAGATGGGCAGGGCAAAGCCCACGAGGCCCAGAGCCTGG cagTGTCCATGAAGCAGAAACTGCTGCTGAGCGAGATGGACATAAAGAAACTGAGGGACAAGGTGCAGCATCTGCAGAATGAGCTGATTCGT AAGAATGACCGCGAGAAGGAGCTGCTCCTTCTGCACCAGGCCCAGCAGCCGCAGGGGGCGCTGCTGAAACGGTACCAGGACAAGCTGCTGAAGATGAAGGCGCTGGAGGAGACCGTGCGGCACCAGGAGAAG gtgATCGAGAAGATGGAGCAGGTGCTGGAGGACAGGCTGCGGGAGAGGACTGAGCCGCCGCCTCCCAACAGGCGAC CCTTACCCATGCTCTCAGCCTCTGGCCTTCCCCTGGGTTCTACCAGAGAGAACCTGCCAGGTGACCTTTACTCAGTGCTGCTGGCAGAAAACTCAAGGCTGCGGGCAGAGCTGGACAAGAACCGCCACCAGTCGGCCCCCATCATCCTGCAGCAGCAGGCCCTGCCG GATCTCCTCAGCAATTCTTCAGACAAGTTTAACCTCCTGGCCAAGCTGGAACGAGCTCAGAGCCGGATCTTGTCCCTGGAGAACCAG TTAGAGGAGTCAGCTCGACGCTGGGGACGAGAGAAGCAGGACTTGGCCACACGGCTGCAGGAGCAAGAAAATGGTTTCAGGCACCCCTCAAACTCCATCATGCTAGGACAGCCA ATTGCCTCCACCCAATCCAAGGACCTCAAGCAGCCCCCAAAACTGGAGCCCGTGATGCCCAGCTCGGACACTAAGCTCAGCAAGGCCTCAAGCTCCCAGGAGATTCCTGACTCTCAGCAGGCCTGA
- the LOC123624253 gene encoding coiled-coil domain-containing protein 33-like isoform X4, with product MGDPGSPPPPAPKAALGFVNSCSEMNNYRRAMQKMAEDILSLRKQASILEGENRLLRSQLAQQELEDGQGKAHEAQSLVSMKQKLLLSEMDIKKLRDKVQHLQNELIRKNDREKELLLLHQAQQPQGALLKRYQDKLLKMKALEETVRHQEKVIEKMEQVLEDRLRERTEPPPPNRRPLPMLSASGLPLGSTRENLPGDLYSVLLAENSRLRAELDKNRHQSAPIILQQQALPDLLSNSSDKFNLLAKLERAQSRILSLENQLEESARRWGREKQDLATRLQEQENGFRHPSNSIMLGQPIASTQSKDLKQPPKLEPVMPSSDTKLSKASSSQEIPDSQQA from the exons ATGGGGGACCCAGGgtccccaccccctccagcccccaaGGCTGCCTTGGGCTTCGTGAACAGCTGCTCT GAGATGAACAACTACCGGCGGGCCATGCAGAAGATGGCGGAGGACATCCTGTCCCTGCGGAAACAGGCCAGCATCCTGGAGGGGGAGAATCGCCTGCTGAGGAGCCAGCTGGCCCAGCAGGAGCTGGAAGATGGGCAGGGCAAAGCCCACGAGGCCCAGAGCCTGG TGTCCATGAAGCAGAAACTGCTGCTGAGCGAGATGGACATAAAGAAACTGAGGGACAAGGTGCAGCATCTGCAGAATGAGCTGATTCGT AAGAATGACCGCGAGAAGGAGCTGCTCCTTCTGCACCAGGCCCAGCAGCCGCAGGGGGCGCTGCTGAAACGGTACCAGGACAAGCTGCTGAAGATGAAGGCGCTGGAGGAGACCGTGCGGCACCAGGAGAAG gtgATCGAGAAGATGGAGCAGGTGCTGGAGGACAGGCTGCGGGAGAGGACTGAGCCGCCGCCTCCCAACAGGCGAC CCTTACCCATGCTCTCAGCCTCTGGCCTTCCCCTGGGTTCTACCAGAGAGAACCTGCCAGGTGACCTTTACTCAGTGCTGCTGGCAGAAAACTCAAGGCTGCGGGCAGAGCTGGACAAGAACCGCCACCAGTCGGCCCCCATCATCCTGCAGCAGCAGGCCCTGCCG GATCTCCTCAGCAATTCTTCAGACAAGTTTAACCTCCTGGCCAAGCTGGAACGAGCTCAGAGCCGGATCTTGTCCCTGGAGAACCAG TTAGAGGAGTCAGCTCGACGCTGGGGACGAGAGAAGCAGGACTTGGCCACACGGCTGCAGGAGCAAGAAAATGGTTTCAGGCACCCCTCAAACTCCATCATGCTAGGACAGCCA ATTGCCTCCACCCAATCCAAGGACCTCAAGCAGCCCCCAAAACTGGAGCCCGTGATGCCCAGCTCGGACACTAAGCTCAGCAAGGCCTCAAGCTCCCAGGAGATTCCTGACTCTCAGCAGGCCTGA